CCCGGCCGCATCCTTACTCGTGGCGCTGCTCTGGACCGCACGGTGGCCCTGCCTCTACCCGGTGACCCCCACGTGGAGCAGCGCATGATCAACACGACCACGACCCCTCTCACCGCCGACCTGACCGACCTGGCGAGCGCGTCGGTGCGCGAGCTCCTCGGCATGCTGACGCACATCGAGGACAGCCTGCGGTCGACGCCGTTCCTCGTCTCGGACGGGCAGGCCATGGTGGTCAACCCCGAGGTGGCACCGCTGCTGTCGCGGCAGCGGTCGGTCGTGGCCCAGCTGCGCACCCGGCGGGCGACGTGGCGCGGGGGTCCCGGCCCAGCCGCTCGGGTGGGCGGGGCGACCCTCGCAGCAGCGAGATCGGCCTCGGCGTCGTGGCCGCGCCCGCCCTGGACGTAGGAGCAGAGCCCGCTTCTCGGGCGGCGCCTACGGACGCAGCCCCTCGGAGACCACCTGCTGGGCCACCGTGCGGAGCACGAGGTTGCGGTCGCGCGCGTAGCGCCGGATCCGGGCGAACGCCTCGTCGACGGTGATGCCCTCCGCGGCGGCCACCATGCCCTTGGCCTGCTCGATGACCACCCGGCTGTCCAACGCGGTCTGCAGCTGCTCGGCGAGCTGCTCCTGCTGGCGCAGCTTCGAGGCGTTGACGAGGTAGCCGGTCGCCATGTCGGCGAGGGCGGCGGCGGCGGCCACGTCCTCCTCGGGCCACTCCCGGGGCTCGCCGGCATACAGGCTCAAGGCGCCGACGCTCCACTCCCCCAGCCGCATCGGCACCGCGGCCACCGCGCGCAGGCCGAGCCGCTCCGCCGCCTCGGGGACACCCTCCCAGCCGGGCACCTGCTCACGAAGGTCCGTCACCGTGACCGCCGTCCCAGTGCGGTGGGCGTCCCAGGTCGGACCGGCCTCCAGCTGCTCCTGCAACCGCTCGAGGTCGGCCACGGCGTTGGGCAGCGCGCTCGCCAGGGTGAGGTGGCCGTCGACCGCGAGCGCCACCCCGCT
This genomic interval from Knoellia sp. p5-6-4 contains the following:
- a CDS encoding GAF and ANTAR domain-containing protein, which codes for MYDHPLFVQTLSAFTHTLLTPYDTQTMLEELTDRVTAVLSLTGSGVALAVDGHLTLASALPNAVADLERLQEQLEAGPTWDAHRTGTAVTVTDLREQVPGWEGVPEAAERLGLRAVAAVPMRLGEWSVGALSLYAGEPREWPEEDVAAAAALADMATGYLVNASKLRQQEQLAEQLQTALDSRVVIEQAKGMVAAAEGITVDEAFARIRRYARDRNLVLRTVAQQVVSEGLRP